In one Methanomassiliicoccales archaeon genomic region, the following are encoded:
- a CDS encoding orotidine 5'-phosphate decarboxylase, with amino-acid sequence MQPVLQVALDLMHLKRALAIAKEAVAGGADWIEVGTPLLKSEGSESLRALKKAFPQNTLVADTKTLDVGGFEVEIAAKAGADIVTVMALADEGTISEACLTAKHYGARVMVDLMNVPAPTKAARRAEELGADLVCLHVGIDEQMRGLVSAAKLVREVASAVSVPVAVAGGINAGSAGKMVSSGASVIIVGGGIIKAEDVRSAAEAVKKSMTGAKVPLQLSRKYAREGLFEAFSRVSTPNIADAQHKRGVMSGIHPHIAHGQKMVGRALTVLTANGDWAKPVEAIDRARKGDVIVIDVGGSDVAVWGELASWSAKLRGVSGVVIDGAARDIDSILEMGFPCFSRHIVPHAGEPKGYGGIGHEIVCGGQTVHVGDWIIGDENGVVVVPQEHAVEVANRSVDVLERENRIREEIKRGGTLSSVQELEKWEQVR; translated from the coding sequence ATGCAACCAGTGCTCCAAGTGGCGTTGGACCTCATGCATCTGAAACGCGCGCTTGCCATCGCGAAGGAGGCGGTGGCAGGCGGGGCGGACTGGATCGAGGTCGGCACCCCTTTGCTGAAATCGGAGGGCTCGGAATCGCTCCGGGCGCTCAAGAAGGCGTTCCCCCAGAACACGTTGGTAGCGGACACCAAGACGTTGGACGTAGGCGGGTTCGAGGTGGAAATCGCCGCCAAGGCCGGGGCGGACATCGTCACCGTCATGGCCTTGGCCGACGAAGGCACGATCTCAGAAGCATGTCTAACGGCCAAGCATTACGGCGCCCGGGTGATGGTGGACCTGATGAACGTGCCCGCGCCGACCAAAGCGGCCAGGCGGGCCGAGGAGCTGGGTGCGGACCTCGTCTGCCTGCACGTGGGCATAGACGAGCAGATGAGGGGGCTGGTCTCCGCGGCCAAGCTGGTACGGGAAGTGGCCTCTGCCGTATCGGTGCCCGTGGCGGTCGCCGGAGGCATCAATGCCGGCAGCGCGGGGAAGATGGTCTCCTCGGGCGCGAGCGTGATTATAGTGGGCGGGGGAATAATCAAGGCCGAGGATGTGCGTTCCGCGGCCGAGGCCGTGAAGAAGTCGATGACCGGGGCGAAGGTCCCGCTCCAGCTCTCCCGGAAATATGCCCGGGAGGGGCTGTTCGAAGCGTTCTCAAGGGTCTCCACTCCCAACATCGCCGACGCACAGCACAAGCGAGGGGTGATGTCCGGGATCCATCCCCACATCGCGCACGGACAGAAAATGGTGGGACGGGCGCTGACGGTTCTCACGGCCAACGGGGATTGGGCGAAGCCCGTGGAGGCGATCGACCGGGCAAGGAAGGGAGATGTCATAGTCATCGATGTGGGAGGGAGCGATGTCGCGGTCTGGGGGGAGCTCGCCTCCTGGAGCGCCAAGTTGAGGGGAGTGAGCGGCGTGGTCATCGACGGGGCCGCCCGGGACATTGACTCCATTCTAGAGATGGGCTTTCCATGTTTCTCCAGGCACATCGTGCCGCATGCCGGCGAGCCCAAGGGATACGGGGGCATCGGCCACGAGATCGTGTGCGGCGGACAGACGGTGCACGTGGGAGATTGGATCATCGGGGACGAGAACGGGGTGGTGGTGGTCCCTCAGGAGCATGCGGTGGAGGTGGCGAATCGCTCCGTCGACGTATTGGAGCGCGAGAACCGCATCCGCGAGGAGATCAAGCGGGGCGGAACCCTGTCCAGCGTGCAGGAGCTGGAGAAATGGGAGCAGGTACGCTGA
- a CDS encoding PHP domain-containing protein, which translates to MGAGTLINLHAHSHFSDGWFSPQDIAARAAEGGLTHVAITDHFQTSKVPRCLTSEQMDEYISTIRNLDRKHDGGLRVLAGVEIDTSPERCDLRSLPVDALNQLDLVLFEYVNDEEMGGTMLSELDWLLCRLKVPCGLVHTDIARVFSGITSGEVADLLQSYGLFVEVNTASLYKEEGVPYYERAEEHYRAFKNKVQVSVGTDVHRLIDEVVNVSKGYQFLERCDLMDMLLL; encoded by the coding sequence ATGGGAGCAGGTACGCTGATCAACCTCCACGCGCACTCGCATTTCTCCGATGGCTGGTTCTCCCCTCAGGATATCGCGGCCAGGGCGGCGGAGGGTGGATTGACGCACGTGGCCATCACCGATCACTTCCAGACCTCTAAAGTGCCCCGATGCCTGACCTCGGAACAGATGGACGAATACATATCAACCATACGCAACCTGGACCGGAAGCATGATGGCGGGCTGCGGGTCCTGGCAGGCGTGGAGATAGACACCTCTCCCGAGCGCTGCGACCTGCGCTCCTTGCCGGTGGACGCCCTGAACCAACTGGACCTGGTGCTCTTCGAGTACGTGAACGACGAGGAGATGGGCGGGACCATGCTGAGCGAGCTGGACTGGCTGCTCTGCCGCCTGAAGGTTCCTTGCGGCCTGGTGCACACAGATATCGCCCGAGTGTTCAGTGGCATCACGTCCGGCGAAGTGGCGGACCTGCTGCAATCCTACGGCCTCTTCGTGGAGGTGAACACCGCGTCCCTGTACAAAGAGGAGGGCGTTCCGTACTACGAGAGAGCGGAGGAGCACTACCGGGCCTTCAAGAACAAGGTCCAAGTCTCTGTGGGCACGGACGTGCACCGCCTCATCGACGAGGTGGTGAACGTGTCCAAAGGCTACCAGTTCCTCGAACGCTGCGATCTGATGGATATGCTGTTGCTCTGA
- a CDS encoding zinc metalloprotease HtpX: MGAFGSTLRMLGLFVFMFALFAVVGWLVGSYLMGGWIVGSVVFLAFAALMNTISYFYSSKIVLWSYRAKIVSESESPRLYRTVKKIADQSGLPTPRIALVPSETPNAFATGRNPKNAVVAATEGILRLLDDQELEGVLAHEMAHVKDRDILVMSIAATLAGAISFAARWALWGSMFGNRRDNGAGVLMIVVAITAPIAALLVQLAISRSREYKADAEGAMLTGKPLYLARALEKLEKENRRKPLKFGNPASAGLWIVNPFSAGRLVRIFSTHPPTGERVARLRKMANDMGQF; this comes from the coding sequence ATGGGAGCATTTGGATCGACCCTGAGGATGTTGGGTCTTTTCGTCTTCATGTTCGCGCTGTTCGCCGTCGTTGGCTGGCTAGTGGGGAGCTACCTCATGGGCGGCTGGATCGTCGGCTCGGTGGTCTTCCTGGCCTTCGCGGCGCTCATGAACACGATATCCTACTTCTATTCATCCAAGATAGTGCTCTGGTCGTACAGGGCGAAGATAGTCAGCGAGAGCGAGTCCCCGAGGCTCTATCGGACCGTGAAGAAGATAGCCGACCAGTCGGGCCTTCCCACACCGAGGATCGCCCTCGTGCCCTCCGAGACCCCGAACGCATTCGCCACCGGCCGCAACCCCAAGAACGCGGTCGTGGCGGCGACGGAGGGCATCTTGAGATTGCTCGACGACCAGGAGCTGGAGGGCGTGCTGGCGCACGAGATGGCCCACGTCAAGGACCGGGACATCCTGGTCATGAGCATCGCCGCCACGCTCGCCGGAGCGATCTCCTTCGCTGCGCGCTGGGCGCTCTGGGGCTCGATGTTCGGCAACCGCCGGGACAACGGGGCCGGAGTACTGATGATCGTGGTGGCCATCACCGCGCCCATCGCTGCGTTGCTGGTGCAGCTGGCCATTTCCCGCAGCCGGGAGTACAAGGCCGATGCCGAAGGGGCCATGCTCACCGGCAAGCCCTTGTACCTGGCCAGGGCACTGGAGAAGCTGGAGAAGGAGAACCGTCGCAAACCACTGAAATTCGGCAATCCAGCGTCCGCGGGGCTGTGGATCGTGAACCCGTTCTCCGCCGGTCGTCTGGTGCGCATCTTCTCTACCCATCCGCCGACCGGCGAGAGGGTGGCCAGGCTGCGCAAAATGGCCAACGACATGGGCCAGTTCTGA
- a CDS encoding IS5 family transposase yields the protein MPRVRDRIDQNKLFKVVRGLKSRLGRLAVPLHRCQRSNHIFTQHQLLVLLVLRQWSGKSYREFCVLVEVCTALLEELGLRRLPHFTTLQKFAQRVQQALLDRLLGSFADLVDGPLHLAIDSTGFSCTSASRYFCTVVQRNEERTLAKGQRSLRRHLKQSMAIDTSNQMILAVRYRYGPYNDAPDAIPVLEAVASIGKVAVVVADKGYDSKHIRRYIWYAMKAESHIPLRRTSKHGQEDMNILRRKQKDVFDERKYHRRALIETVHSVEKRVMRQDVLATSTSCQHKELTLRAIAYDSRRAAMMGNDFY from the coding sequence GTGCCGAGGGTGAGGGATAGGATAGACCAGAATAAGTTGTTTAAGGTGGTGCGCGGCCTCAAGTCCAGGCTTGGGCGCCTGGCTGTACCGCTGCACCGATGCCAGAGATCGAACCACATCTTCACGCAGCACCAGCTCCTGGTGCTGCTGGTGCTGCGCCAGTGGTCCGGGAAGTCCTACCGCGAGTTCTGCGTGCTCGTGGAGGTGTGCACGGCGCTGCTAGAGGAGTTGGGCCTGCGACGCCTGCCGCACTTCACCACCCTGCAGAAGTTCGCCCAGCGCGTCCAGCAGGCCCTGCTGGACCGGCTCCTGGGCTCCTTTGCAGACCTGGTCGATGGCCCGTTGCACCTGGCCATCGACTCCACTGGCTTCAGCTGCACCTCTGCCAGCCGGTACTTCTGCACGGTGGTGCAGAGGAACGAGGAGCGAACCCTGGCCAAGGGTCAGAGGTCGCTCCGGAGGCACCTGAAGCAGAGCATGGCCATCGACACCTCCAACCAGATGATCCTGGCCGTCCGCTACCGCTATGGTCCCTACAACGACGCGCCCGACGCCATCCCGGTGCTGGAGGCCGTCGCCAGCATCGGGAAGGTGGCGGTCGTGGTGGCGGACAAGGGTTACGACTCCAAGCATATCCGCCGTTACATCTGGTATGCGATGAAGGCGGAATCTCACATCCCCCTGCGGAGGACAAGCAAGCATGGCCAGGAGGATATGAACATCCTGCGTCGGAAGCAGAAGGACGTCTTCGATGAGCGCAAGTACCACCGACGAGCGCTCATCGAGACGGTGCACTCGGTGGAGAAGCGCGTGATGAGGCAGGACGTGCTGGCGACCAGCACCTCCTGCCAGCACAAGGAGTTGACATTGCGGGCGATCGCGTACGATTCGAGGAGGGCGGCTATGATGGGTAATGATTTCTACTGA
- a CDS encoding DNA primase small subunit PriS, whose protein sequence is MPRAGLLGVSVAGETEFMMSRFRTYYVERPPPPPDRFGRREFGFMFFDKSFVQRHLAFPKKSELHAFLKERVPAHVYYSSAYYEIPDAERMEDKKWLGADLIFDLDADHIPGADQLTYTEMLARVKAEMIRLLDEYILGDLGFDEKKVKVTFSGGRGYHAHVFDPRVLSLRSHERREIVDYVTGTDLSVDWLMPEEARVGIRLKAGSRSLKTRVLLGEDRGGWRGKVRPGLISLLDEMEDLGPKDATARYKAFQGEREEVVTGLFEDLFQGARGRRGRDLILTKGNLANVRDKHQAAFLRLVDMDLKPRLAGEVDEPVTSDIKRLIRMPYSLHGKTGLRVVPMRRADLDEFEPLRDAVPDTLTDEPVRLHMNRDVDVALRGERFILRGDVDVPEFAALFLVCRREATLSGTDSLE, encoded by the coding sequence ATGCCTCGAGCTGGACTTCTAGGTGTGAGCGTGGCCGGCGAGACCGAGTTCATGATGTCGCGATTCCGCACGTACTACGTGGAGCGCCCGCCCCCGCCTCCCGACCGCTTCGGTCGCCGGGAGTTCGGGTTCATGTTCTTCGACAAGAGCTTCGTGCAGAGGCATCTGGCGTTCCCGAAGAAATCGGAGCTGCATGCCTTCCTGAAGGAGCGCGTGCCGGCTCACGTGTACTACTCCTCCGCCTATTACGAAATACCGGACGCAGAGCGGATGGAGGACAAGAAGTGGCTCGGCGCCGATCTCATCTTCGACCTGGATGCGGACCATATCCCCGGGGCGGACCAGCTGACCTACACCGAGATGCTGGCCCGGGTGAAAGCGGAGATGATCCGTCTATTGGACGAATACATCCTGGGCGACCTCGGGTTCGATGAGAAGAAAGTGAAGGTGACGTTCTCAGGTGGACGGGGATACCACGCGCACGTCTTCGACCCCCGGGTTCTTTCATTGCGCTCCCATGAGAGGAGAGAGATCGTGGACTACGTCACCGGCACCGATCTGAGCGTTGATTGGCTCATGCCCGAGGAGGCCCGGGTGGGCATCCGGCTCAAGGCGGGCAGCCGGTCGCTCAAGACGCGCGTTTTGCTGGGAGAGGACCGGGGCGGCTGGCGGGGGAAGGTTCGACCCGGGCTCATTTCCCTTTTGGATGAGATGGAGGACCTGGGACCGAAGGACGCGACGGCCCGATACAAAGCATTCCAAGGCGAAAGGGAGGAGGTCGTCACCGGGTTATTTGAGGATCTGTTCCAAGGAGCTCGTGGGAGAAGGGGCCGGGACCTCATACTGACGAAGGGCAATCTGGCCAACGTCCGGGACAAGCACCAGGCGGCCTTCCTGCGGCTGGTGGATATGGACCTCAAGCCTCGGCTGGCAGGTGAGGTGGACGAACCGGTCACCAGCGATATCAAGCGATTAATCCGCATGCCCTATTCCCTGCACGGGAAGACAGGATTGAGGGTCGTCCCTATGCGAAGAGCTGACCTAGATGAGTTCGAACCTCTGCGGGACGCGGTGCCGGACACCCTCACGGATGAGCCGGTCAGACTGCACATGAACCGGGACGTGGACGTCGCCCTTAGGGGCGAGAGGTTCATCCTCCGGGGGGATGTGGATGTGCCGGAGTTCGCCGCCCTCTTCCTCGTCTGCCGGAGGGAAGCGACGCTCTCCGGGACCGATTCTCTGGAGTAG
- a CDS encoding radical SAM protein, with product MPALDRTLHCYYPGKSFPSFSVTGDQCALHCDHCHGHYLHGMKEVSTPEALIRAVQELSSRGGRGFLLSGGCDQRGRVPLLPFVEAVRQVKERHGLEVNIHTGMLDIKEARALVRSRADCYSVDVHQTRAVIQGVLHSPMGPKDYEDTLVSLFDTGAEGVVPHVTVGLEDGNEDAMESIRLSARYPIRSLVLLVFLPTPGTPLQDRQPPADEEVLRVIKEAMMLARCPVILGCMRLRGRLRLEREAILLGVRHMAMPSPATVEWAIAQGFEVLRAERCCALHV from the coding sequence ATGCCTGCGCTTGACCGGACCCTTCACTGCTATTATCCAGGCAAGAGCTTTCCCTCTTTTTCGGTCACGGGAGATCAGTGTGCTCTGCATTGCGATCACTGCCATGGGCACTATCTGCACGGAATGAAGGAGGTGAGCACGCCCGAGGCACTCATTCGTGCCGTCCAGGAACTGTCATCTCGAGGGGGCAGAGGATTCCTGCTCAGCGGCGGCTGCGACCAACGCGGCCGGGTGCCTCTTCTGCCTTTCGTGGAGGCGGTGCGCCAAGTGAAGGAACGGCACGGACTGGAGGTGAACATCCACACCGGCATGCTCGATATCAAGGAAGCGAGGGCGCTGGTACGCTCGCGAGCCGACTGCTATTCCGTGGACGTTCACCAGACGAGGGCGGTCATCCAGGGGGTTCTCCATTCGCCGATGGGCCCGAAGGATTACGAGGACACCCTCGTCTCGCTCTTCGACACCGGCGCGGAAGGGGTGGTGCCACACGTGACCGTGGGCCTGGAGGACGGGAACGAGGACGCGATGGAGAGCATCCGCCTCTCCGCCCGGTATCCCATTCGGTCGCTGGTGCTCCTGGTCTTCCTTCCGACGCCAGGAACGCCTCTGCAAGATCGCCAGCCACCGGCGGACGAGGAAGTGCTCCGGGTGATCAAGGAGGCGATGATGCTGGCCCGCTGTCCGGTCATCCTGGGGTGCATGCGTCTCCGCGGTCGCCTGCGACTGGAAAGAGAAGCGATACTTCTGGGGGTCAGGCACATGGCCATGCCCTCCCCGGCCACAGTGGAGTGGGCGATCGCGCAGGGGTTCGAAGTCCTGCGCGCAGAGCGCTGCTGCGCCCTTCACGTGTAG
- a CDS encoding DUF3800 domain-containing protein, which translates to MGLLTRILVFIDESGNPWRGEDTFTAAACWCVPATKEGIVSVLRYTLDETRRKVEKLTGKLPREIHYSDGLRRYAEPLVSTIIEKSPEDSSIVRKDSDHPWSKHPLGCSTAIFTPVAESATMTDEEFPNILRARALLSLLRPLVVYGGSQSFEVSVVLDDDCWKKSLDLCSSIKDIASKKGVAISFSCEKSVRIPGLQIADLMAGITRDYYRNGIAEDAFRIIEKLNIRHLGAKVVPHVEPLDKTKTL; encoded by the coding sequence ATGGGGCTGTTGACGCGAATCCTCGTATTCATTGATGAGAGCGGCAATCCCTGGAGAGGAGAAGACACGTTCACGGCCGCAGCTTGCTGGTGTGTCCCTGCGACCAAAGAAGGCATAGTCAGCGTTCTGAGATATACTCTCGATGAAACCCGCCGCAAAGTCGAGAAGCTGACTGGTAAGTTGCCAAGGGAGATTCACTATTCAGATGGGTTGCGCAGATACGCAGAGCCGCTGGTCAGTACCATCATCGAGAAATCGCCAGAGGACTCTTCGATAGTCAGGAAGGATTCTGATCATCCATGGTCAAAGCACCCTTTAGGTTGCTCAACCGCGATATTCACTCCAGTCGCGGAATCTGCCACGATGACGGATGAAGAGTTCCCGAATATCCTTCGGGCCAGGGCGCTCTTGTCACTCCTGCGACCGCTCGTTGTCTACGGAGGATCCCAGTCATTTGAGGTCAGCGTAGTATTAGACGATGATTGCTGGAAGAAGTCGTTGGATCTTTGTTCATCGATAAAGGACATTGCGAGCAAGAAAGGGGTAGCAATTTCCTTCTCTTGTGAGAAGAGTGTCCGAATTCCGGGCCTTCAAATTGCCGACTTGATGGCCGGAATCACAAGGGACTACTACAGAAATGGGATAGCAGAAGACGCATTTAGGATCATTGAAAAACTCAACATTCGACATCTTGGAGCGAAAGTCGTGCCGCATGTCGAACCCTTGGACAAAACAAAAACTCTGTGA
- a CDS encoding response regulator has protein sequence MLRVLHVDDSLDFAEICRAHLESEGEFKVELASSAAEALALMRANSYDAIISDYQMEGMDGIEFLKAVRNAGDRTPFILFTGKGREEAAMEALNSGANSYLMKGADFVTQTGMLANVIRTACGQREAEESVQYNLSQFNLIMRSLSEVIFLVTDKGVVSYVSPSVAGLLGYAPEEVEGRHVMDLQFMDGGGNRTPGELSGLMSSLQGEGSVFSVRAKDGSVKRILIKSTMAMHGNDRLLIAVSKDVTHLLRMEEELKVRERLLSITLGQMPVAAGILEARTDKIIHVNVAAARLLGYDQDEMVGKTPAELGVLSDGGRKSLLEALPSGGMVHRLEVGLRTKEGTDQKFLVSLMKISIDEGEFMFFMVQGRAGEEMPTIAQLFTGMERGR, from the coding sequence TTGCTGAGAGTACTCCATGTCGATGACAGCCTAGACTTCGCAGAGATATGCAGGGCCCACCTCGAATCGGAGGGGGAGTTCAAGGTCGAGCTCGCGTCATCTGCAGCAGAAGCGCTCGCCTTGATGAGGGCGAACAGCTACGATGCCATCATCTCCGACTACCAAATGGAGGGGATGGACGGGATTGAATTCCTGAAAGCGGTCCGGAATGCCGGCGACAGGACCCCCTTCATCCTCTTCACTGGGAAAGGGAGGGAGGAGGCGGCGATGGAAGCGCTGAACAGTGGGGCCAACTCCTACCTGATGAAGGGCGCCGACTTCGTCACGCAGACGGGGATGCTGGCGAACGTGATACGGACCGCATGCGGCCAACGGGAGGCAGAGGAATCGGTCCAGTACAATCTCTCCCAGTTCAACCTGATCATGAGGAGCCTCTCCGAGGTCATCTTCCTGGTGACTGACAAGGGCGTCGTCAGCTACGTCAGCCCGTCGGTCGCCGGATTGCTCGGTTACGCGCCAGAGGAGGTCGAAGGGAGGCACGTGATGGACCTGCAATTCATGGACGGGGGCGGGAACCGTACCCCTGGAGAGCTATCGGGGTTGATGAGCTCGCTGCAGGGGGAGGGATCCGTCTTCTCGGTCCGGGCCAAGGACGGCTCGGTCAAGCGGATCCTGATCAAGTCGACCATGGCGATGCACGGAAACGATCGCCTGCTGATAGCCGTCTCCAAGGACGTCACGCACCTCCTGAGGATGGAGGAGGAGCTCAAGGTCAGGGAGCGGCTGCTCTCCATCACCCTGGGCCAGATGCCGGTCGCCGCCGGCATCCTGGAGGCGCGCACGGATAAGATTATCCACGTCAACGTCGCGGCCGCGAGGCTTCTAGGATATGATCAGGACGAGATGGTCGGCAAGACCCCCGCCGAGCTGGGCGTCCTGAGCGACGGCGGCAGGAAGAGCTTGCTGGAGGCTCTCCCATCCGGCGGAATGGTCCATCGACTGGAGGTCGGTCTCCGGACGAAGGAAGGGACCGACCAGAAGTTCTTGGTCAGCCTCATGAAGATATCCATCGACGAAGGCGAGTTCATGTTCTTCATGGTGCAGGGGAGGGCGGGGGAGGAGATGCCCACGATCGCGCAACTGTTCACGGGGATGGAGAGGGGCAGATAG
- the rpl18a gene encoding 50S ribosomal protein L18Ae, giving the protein MKAFRATGAYRIKMGKYRDDLQDFKVEIAAADEKAAAEGIYSNFGSRHRVTRKYVLIKELVALKDDEITDPVVRHQVGGGPK; this is encoded by the coding sequence ATGAAAGCGTTCAGAGCTACCGGTGCCTATAGGATCAAGATGGGAAAGTACCGCGACGATCTCCAGGATTTCAAGGTGGAGATCGCGGCCGCGGACGAAAAGGCGGCGGCGGAGGGCATCTACTCCAATTTCGGCTCCAGGCACAGGGTTACGAGGAAGTATGTCCTGATCAAGGAACTCGTGGCACTCAAGGACGATGAGATCACTGACCCGGTCGTCCGGCACCAGGTCGGTGGTGGTCCCAAGTGA
- the pfdA gene encoding prefoldin subunit alpha yields the protein MNEDEIRQALATLDLYRAQAETLAEQQQIVQLSLEEYSRAKETLSKWKDAPVDSEILVPVGGNSFVFAKVGSSDKALVGVGSGLTVERPVEEALKTMEARLAEMTDGMKEIVDGRMAVESRAQQLTQLVQAEYDRLQKAQGR from the coding sequence GTGAACGAGGATGAGATCCGGCAGGCACTGGCGACCCTCGACCTCTACCGGGCGCAAGCGGAGACGCTGGCGGAACAGCAGCAGATCGTGCAGCTCTCACTGGAAGAATATTCCCGGGCCAAGGAGACGCTCAGCAAGTGGAAGGATGCGCCTGTGGACTCGGAGATACTCGTCCCCGTAGGAGGCAATTCCTTCGTCTTTGCCAAGGTGGGCTCAAGTGACAAAGCCCTGGTCGGAGTGGGCTCCGGCCTGACGGTGGAGCGGCCGGTGGAGGAGGCGCTGAAGACCATGGAGGCGCGCCTCGCGGAGATGACGGACGGAATGAAGGAGATAGTCGACGGTCGAATGGCCGTCGAATCTCGGGCCCAGCAGCTCACACAGCTGGTGCAGGCCGAGTACGATCGCCTGCAAAAGGCCCAGGGCCGGTGA
- the ftsY gene encoding signal recognition particle-docking protein FtsY: MFEALKRLFTKKKKDEPLPEKAEEVVGDSGKKIDVATMDEVLWSLELGLMEADVALPVVEEIKREVRADLEGKRVDRRFSVEDAVRLALKNAVENVLKTNTFDFDQFVVKHDRPVVIMFVGINGTGKTTVIAKIAHRLQKMNLTTVLAASDTFRAGAIEQLSIHGDRLATKVIKHTAGGDPAAVAYDAVEHARARKRDVVLVDTAGRMQTNVNLMDEMKKIKRVAKPHLIVFVGDALAGNDAIEQALAFDKEVGIDAVVLTKIDADAKGGAALSIAYTIKKPIAFLSTGQEYEEIIKFDSHWMVDRLFAS, encoded by the coding sequence TTGTTCGAGGCGCTCAAGCGTCTCTTTACCAAGAAGAAGAAGGATGAGCCCCTTCCCGAGAAGGCAGAGGAGGTCGTGGGGGACTCGGGCAAGAAGATCGACGTAGCAACCATGGACGAAGTGCTCTGGAGCCTCGAGCTCGGATTGATGGAGGCGGATGTAGCGCTTCCCGTGGTGGAGGAGATCAAGCGGGAGGTGCGCGCCGATCTGGAGGGCAAGCGCGTGGACCGCCGCTTCTCGGTGGAGGACGCCGTCCGGCTGGCGCTCAAGAACGCGGTGGAGAATGTGCTCAAAACGAACACCTTCGACTTTGACCAGTTCGTTGTCAAGCACGATAGGCCGGTGGTCATCATGTTCGTGGGCATCAATGGCACGGGCAAGACCACGGTCATAGCCAAGATCGCCCATCGCCTGCAGAAGATGAACCTGACCACGGTCCTGGCCGCCTCGGACACTTTTCGCGCCGGGGCGATTGAGCAGCTCAGCATCCACGGGGACCGGCTGGCCACCAAGGTCATCAAGCACACCGCCGGGGGAGACCCGGCAGCGGTGGCCTACGACGCGGTGGAGCATGCAAGGGCGCGCAAGAGGGACGTCGTCCTGGTGGACACCGCCGGGCGTATGCAGACCAACGTCAACCTCATGGACGAGATGAAGAAGATCAAGCGCGTGGCCAAGCCGCATCTGATTGTTTTTGTGGGCGACGCATTGGCGGGCAACGATGCCATCGAACAAGCTCTTGCATTCGACAAGGAAGTGGGCATAGATGCGGTGGTGCTCACCAAGATCGACGCCGATGCCAAGGGGGGAGCGGCATTGTCGATCGCGTACACCATCAAGAAGCCTATCGCATTCCTATCCACCGGTCAAGAGTACGAGGAGATCATCAAGTTCGACAGCCATTGGATGGTCGACCGGCTTTTCGCTTCCTGA